Proteins from a genomic interval of Capsicum annuum cultivar UCD-10X-F1 chromosome 4, UCD10Xv1.1, whole genome shotgun sequence:
- the LOC107867953 gene encoding acetylornithine/succinyldiaminopimelate aminotransferase: MFSCDKYNIKHDLVSFAKALSSAYIPIGVVLVSPEISDVIYPQSNKIRFFSHGFTYSGHPVACAVALEALKIYKCQILLINQEPRLSCCSKLSHRLLLLITVSQASFTSLSQQERNGVSSGMNSSLSPKTHSKGSNVLTIPPANIAASSASGPKPIGTMVEKKLSSQAQSRNDFFNLMRKKSIRSSFAVSVEGSVISSSSCDIVILMTFVDFIANCLGYSIVMI; encoded by the exons ATGTTTAGCTGTGACAAGTATAACATCAAACATGATCTTGTCTCATTTGCAAAG GCTCTTTCTTCTGCATATATTCCAATTGGAGTTGTTCTTGTAAGCCCTGAAATTTCTGATGTAATATATCCTCAAAGCAATAAAATTC GTTTCTTTTCACATGGATTCACTTATTCTGGGCATCCTGTTGCATGCGCGGTGGCATTGGAAGCTCTTAAGATCTACAA GTGTCAAATCCTTCTGATAAACCAAGAACCAAGGTTGAGTTGTTGCAGCAAACTGTCTCATCGTCTCCTCCTGTTAATAACAGTCTCTCAAGCAAGCTTCACGTCTTTAAGCCAACAAGAGAGGAATGGTGTTTCTTCTGGTATGAACAGTAGCTTGAGCCCAAAGACACACAGCAAAGGGTCAAATGTCCTGACCATTCCTCCCGCAAATATTGCTGCTTCCTCTGCCTCTGGACCCAAACCTATTGGGACAATGGTGGAAAAGAAACTATCATCCCAAGCTCAGAGTCGGAATGATTTCTTCAATCTTATGAGAAAGAAATCTATTAGAAGCAGTTTTGCTGTCAGTGTTGAAGGCTCtgttatatcatcatcatcatgtgatATAGTGATCCTAATGACATTCGTCGATTTCATTGCAAAttgtcttggatattcaattGTGATGATTTAA